From a region of the Paenibacillus segetis genome:
- a CDS encoding DHH family phosphoesterase, protein MQTNEREFRQTTQFLTEHDDFLVVSHIQPDGDAVSSTLAVGWLLSCLGKNYVMVNEGPIPRRMSYLWHSEQIKDLSVDPLQHKYSHVIAVDCADYARIGKVRECFADNAQILNIDHHPTNDKFGAVNLIVPDAAATVEILFDLIGHLELEMTPDIATAIYTGLLTDTGGFRYSSTTPKVMATASKLLEYGVDGPGLSELLLEQMTLPQLRLLTRALNRLVITEDGKISWVTIDDEDMLATGAIHEDLEGIVNYPRNIQGVEVGLLFKVINENAVKASMRSNGNVDVASIAQSFGGGGHVRAAGARIEGTLEDVVSRVVEQVKAKL, encoded by the coding sequence ATGCAGACCAATGAACGGGAGTTCCGGCAGACCACTCAGTTTCTGACGGAACATGATGATTTCCTGGTAGTGTCGCATATTCAGCCGGACGGAGATGCAGTCAGTTCTACCCTTGCGGTGGGCTGGCTTCTCTCATGTCTAGGTAAAAATTACGTTATGGTTAACGAAGGCCCCATTCCTCGGCGGATGTCTTATTTATGGCATAGTGAACAGATCAAGGATCTTTCAGTTGATCCGCTCCAGCATAAGTACAGTCATGTTATTGCCGTAGATTGTGCTGACTATGCTCGAATTGGAAAGGTACGGGAATGCTTCGCTGATAACGCACAAATCTTGAATATTGATCACCATCCTACCAATGATAAATTTGGTGCAGTCAATTTGATTGTACCCGATGCGGCCGCAACGGTAGAAATTTTGTTCGATCTTATTGGGCATCTTGAACTTGAAATGACTCCAGATATCGCAACGGCGATATATACAGGTCTTTTGACCGACACAGGTGGTTTTCGTTATTCCAGCACAACTCCAAAGGTCATGGCAACAGCATCCAAACTATTGGAGTATGGAGTTGATGGGCCTGGCTTATCAGAATTACTTTTAGAGCAGATGACCCTCCCTCAACTACGTTTGTTAACTCGAGCACTGAATCGATTGGTTATCACAGAGGATGGCAAGATCAGCTGGGTGACGATTGATGATGAAGATATGTTAGCAACGGGTGCTATCCATGAAGACTTGGAAGGGATCGTTAATTATCCCCGCAATATTCAGGGGGTTGAAGTTGGTCTTTTATTTAAAGTTATAAATGAAAACGCCGTTAAAGCGAGCATGCGCTCGAATGGAAATGTAGATGTTGCTTCAATCGCTCAAAGCTTCGGTGGAGGGGGACATGTTCGCGCTGCTGGAGCCCGTATTGAAGGGACACTCGAGGATGTTGTATCCCGTGTAGTGGAGCAGGTGAAGGCAAAATTATGA
- a CDS encoding bifunctional riboflavin kinase/FAD synthetase, producing METITLSYPLPEDIIARDTRPQVMAIGQFDGLHLGHESVIKSAVNLAVRLGLPAAVMTFHPHPKEVMKKGDYDGYLTPPHVKEQLFRELGVDYLYIVDFNDDFSQVSPHHFVCDMLLPLKVHTAVVGFDFRYGYRGEGHADTLRELSGNTMEVCTMPAFLIHDEKVSSSGIRKALQEGNISLANRWLGRRYTINGTVMHGEKRGRLLGFPTANMKPNEHFVLPTKGVYAVRANLEGASFSGVMNVGVKPTFHSDVVAPSLEIHLLDFNGDLYGKQLEVELVEFIRAERKFESVEKLIAQIKVDAETARGMLLSVK from the coding sequence GTGGAGACAATAACTTTATCTTATCCTTTACCAGAGGACATTATTGCTAGAGATACTAGACCGCAAGTGATGGCTATTGGCCAGTTTGATGGTTTACATCTAGGTCACGAAAGTGTGATCAAATCTGCGGTTAACTTGGCAGTGCGTTTGGGACTTCCTGCTGCAGTTATGACTTTCCATCCTCATCCGAAAGAAGTCATGAAGAAAGGTGACTATGATGGTTACTTAACTCCACCACATGTGAAAGAACAACTTTTCCGTGAACTTGGAGTTGATTATTTATATATCGTTGATTTTAACGATGACTTCTCCCAAGTAAGCCCACATCATTTTGTGTGTGACATGTTGTTACCATTGAAAGTTCATACCGCCGTAGTTGGCTTCGACTTCCGTTATGGATACCGTGGTGAAGGACATGCGGATACGCTACGTGAATTAAGCGGGAATACGATGGAAGTTTGCACGATGCCAGCTTTTCTTATCCATGATGAAAAAGTCAGCAGTTCGGGCATTCGTAAGGCATTACAAGAGGGTAACATCTCTTTGGCCAATCGTTGGCTAGGTAGACGGTACACAATTAACGGCACTGTTATGCATGGTGAGAAGAGGGGCCGCTTGCTAGGATTTCCAACTGCCAATATGAAACCAAACGAACATTTCGTACTTCCAACTAAAGGAGTATATGCTGTTAGAGCCAATTTAGAGGGAGCATCATTCTCAGGTGTCATGAACGTTGGAGTTAAGCCAACTTTTCACAGTGATGTAGTAGCACCGTCTTTGGAAATTCATCTACTTGACTTCAATGGCGACCTATATGGTAAGCAGTTGGAAGTAGAGCTAGTAGAATTTATTCGGGCAGAACGCAAATTTGAATCCGTTGAGAAATTAATTGCTCAAATCAAAGTAGATGCTGAGACGGCAAGAGGAATGCTCCTATCTGTGAAATAA
- the infB gene encoding translation initiation factor IF-2 codes for MSKQENKDKLRVYEYAKSLNMSSKEIITILKRLDIPVNNHMSVMENNAVESVEKFFKDIKSNAAAKRENSGRTEASAKTPVKSSAPASAGGSQTPNSSAGEGSGQRGEQRRDVQGNTNSQVINKNQQEKQVSMNNKPNNTNQATTSGSTQATQERTNRPSNSGQGARPGQGSSGQPNRNSGPNRSQGQSGGASSGFSRPGTSTPNRSSQPQARTASTGNDSNNRGQGQSQGQGQGQRKGGNSNYNGSNNRPGQSGQRRFDDNKGGNFKNNRGGKGGGRGGRGGQQQPPREKIDNTPKKIIVRGNSTVGETAKLLHKDASEVIKKLISLGVMATINQELDIETILLLAGEFGVEVEVKIPVEDDRFETLQEVDDEADLMERPPVVTIMGHVDHGKTTLLDAIRSTNVTGGEAGGITQHIGAYQVEINNKKITFLDTPGHEAFTAMRARGAQLTDITIIVVAADDGVMPQTVEAVSHAKAAGLPIIVAVNKIDKPDANPDKVKQELTEYGLVPEEWGGDTIFVNVSAKQKMGLEELLEMILLVAEVNEYRANPNKRARGLVIEAELDKSRGPVARVLVQHGTLKVGDAFVAGNCFGRIRAMVNDKGRRLKEVGPSTPVEITGLTEVPKAGDPFMVFEDERKARSIAEKRAITQRQSDLGHNTRVTLDDLFQHIKDGEMKDLNVIIKGDVQGSVEALKSSLQKIEVEGVRVKIIHSGAGAITESDIILAAASNAIVIGFNVRPDSQTKATAEQEKVDIRLHRVIYSAIEEIEQAMKGMLDPVYKEVVIGHAEVRNLFKISKVGAIAGCMVTSGKITRSAEMRLVRSGIVVYEGKIDSLKRFKDDAKEVAQGYECGITLDNFNDLKEGDIIEAFIMETVEPK; via the coding sequence TTGAGTAAACAAGAAAACAAGGATAAACTCAGAGTATACGAATACGCTAAATCGCTCAATATGAGTAGCAAAGAAATTATTACAATTCTTAAACGCTTGGATATCCCTGTTAACAACCATATGAGTGTTATGGAGAATAACGCGGTTGAATCAGTGGAAAAATTTTTCAAGGATATTAAGAGTAACGCTGCTGCAAAAAGAGAAAACTCAGGACGTACAGAAGCTTCAGCGAAAACTCCCGTTAAATCGTCGGCTCCGGCTTCCGCAGGAGGAAGTCAGACACCGAATTCTTCGGCCGGTGAAGGATCTGGCCAGCGTGGAGAGCAGCGTCGAGACGTTCAAGGAAATACGAATAGTCAAGTTATTAACAAAAATCAACAAGAAAAGCAGGTAAGTATGAATAATAAACCAAATAACACTAACCAAGCTACCACTTCAGGTAGCACTCAAGCAACTCAGGAAAGAACAAATCGTCCATCTAACAGCGGGCAAGGAGCACGCCCAGGACAAGGATCGAGTGGTCAACCAAACCGCAATTCCGGACCTAACCGCTCGCAAGGCCAAAGCGGCGGCGCATCATCCGGATTTTCTCGTCCAGGAACGAGTACTCCAAATCGTAGTTCCCAGCCTCAGGCTCGTACTGCGTCTACTGGTAATGATTCAAATAACCGTGGACAAGGCCAAAGCCAAGGTCAAGGTCAAGGACAACGTAAAGGCGGAAACAGCAACTACAACGGTAGTAACAATAGACCGGGACAATCCGGTCAAAGACGTTTTGATGATAATAAAGGTGGTAATTTCAAGAATAACCGCGGCGGTAAGGGCGGCGGTCGTGGCGGTAGAGGTGGGCAACAACAACCTCCACGTGAAAAGATTGATAATACACCGAAGAAAATTATCGTTCGTGGTAATTCCACAGTTGGAGAAACCGCGAAGTTGCTTCATAAAGATGCTTCTGAAGTAATCAAGAAATTGATTTCTCTTGGAGTCATGGCAACGATCAATCAGGAACTCGATATCGAAACTATACTTCTACTTGCCGGCGAATTTGGTGTTGAAGTTGAAGTGAAGATTCCGGTGGAAGATGATCGTTTTGAAACACTTCAAGAGGTTGATGATGAAGCGGATTTGATGGAACGTCCTCCAGTCGTAACGATTATGGGTCACGTCGATCATGGTAAGACAACACTCCTTGATGCGATTCGTTCAACGAACGTAACTGGTGGCGAAGCTGGGGGGATTACTCAGCATATCGGTGCTTACCAAGTTGAGATCAACAACAAGAAGATCACTTTCTTGGATACACCAGGTCACGAAGCGTTTACCGCAATGCGGGCACGTGGTGCACAATTGACCGATATTACAATTATTGTGGTTGCAGCTGACGACGGAGTTATGCCACAAACGGTTGAAGCAGTTAGCCATGCTAAAGCGGCAGGTCTACCTATCATCGTCGCAGTTAACAAAATCGATAAACCAGACGCTAATCCTGATAAAGTAAAGCAAGAGCTTACAGAATATGGACTGGTACCGGAAGAGTGGGGCGGGGATACTATCTTCGTTAACGTTTCGGCTAAACAGAAGATGGGTCTGGAAGAGCTTCTTGAAATGATTCTGCTAGTTGCGGAAGTTAATGAGTATCGTGCAAATCCTAACAAACGTGCTCGCGGTTTGGTTATTGAAGCTGAACTTGATAAGAGTCGTGGTCCGGTAGCTCGCGTACTCGTTCAACATGGTACTCTGAAAGTCGGCGATGCTTTTGTTGCAGGTAACTGCTTTGGTCGTATCCGTGCTATGGTGAATGATAAAGGACGTCGTCTCAAAGAAGTTGGACCTTCTACTCCGGTTGAAATTACCGGTTTAACAGAAGTTCCAAAAGCTGGTGATCCATTCATGGTGTTTGAGGACGAGCGCAAAGCCCGTTCCATTGCTGAGAAACGTGCGATTACTCAACGTCAATCGGATCTTGGTCACAACACCAGAGTTACGCTCGACGATTTGTTCCAACATATTAAAGATGGTGAAATGAAAGACCTTAATGTCATTATCAAAGGTGACGTTCAAGGCTCGGTCGAAGCACTTAAGAGCTCACTTCAGAAGATTGAAGTTGAAGGCGTACGCGTGAAGATTATTCATAGTGGTGCGGGAGCCATTACGGAATCGGATATTATTCTGGCAGCAGCTTCCAATGCGATCGTGATCGGTTTCAATGTTCGTCCTGATTCTCAGACGAAAGCAACTGCTGAACAAGAGAAGGTTGATATCAGACTTCACCGTGTCATTTACAGTGCAATTGAAGAGATCGAACAAGCGATGAAAGGTATGCTTGATCCGGTCTACAAGGAAGTTGTTATTGGCCATGCTGAAGTTCGTAATTTGTTTAAGATTAGCAAAGTGGGAGCCATTGCAGGTTGTATGGTGACTTCTGGTAAGATTACTCGTTCCGCTGAAATGCGCCTAGTTCGTTCAGGCATTGTGGTATACGAGGGTAAAATTGATTCACTCAAACGTTTCAAAGATGATGCAAAAGAGGTTGCTCAAGGTTATGAATGTGGTATTACTCTGGACAACTTTAACGACCTCAAAGAGGGCGACATTATCGAAGCGTTCATCATGGAGACTGTTGAACCGAAGTAA
- the truB gene encoding tRNA pseudouridine(55) synthase TruB has translation MSSYEGILPVNKPAGFTSHDVVAKTRRILSMKRIGHTGTLDPAVTGVLPLCLGRATRMVEYLQELPKEYEATLLLGVATDTEDISGNVIEQMEQVSVTEEEVQLVLSQFTGTISQVPPMYSALKQDGKRLYELAREGKTVERKPREVTIHEIEMISFNPEGPHPTISFRALCSKGTYIRTLCVDIGQALGVPATMSKLKRTMSAGIPEAACLTLEDIAKYAEEGTLASYLLPVDKAVEHLPAHTVVAEKVPAALQGQKLSSNTIHPGANPGDIMRLYGPNEQFLGIFRLEEHGQFVRPVKVFLPE, from the coding sequence ATGAGTTCATATGAAGGTATACTTCCGGTCAATAAACCCGCGGGTTTTACCTCGCATGATGTAGTAGCTAAGACGCGTAGGATTTTAAGCATGAAGCGAATTGGCCATACAGGGACGCTTGACCCAGCGGTAACGGGTGTGCTTCCATTATGCTTAGGCCGAGCGACGCGAATGGTTGAGTACTTGCAGGAATTACCTAAGGAGTATGAGGCAACTCTTTTGCTAGGAGTAGCTACTGATACAGAGGATATCTCGGGTAATGTGATAGAGCAAATGGAGCAGGTTTCCGTTACGGAGGAAGAGGTTCAGTTGGTTCTGTCTCAATTTACTGGAACGATTTCACAAGTTCCGCCGATGTACTCTGCTTTGAAGCAGGACGGTAAGCGCCTCTATGAACTGGCCCGCGAAGGAAAGACCGTAGAGCGTAAACCTCGGGAAGTTACGATCCATGAAATAGAAATGATCTCCTTCAATCCAGAAGGACCACATCCGACTATTTCTTTCCGGGCGCTCTGCTCCAAAGGAACGTATATCCGTACATTATGTGTCGATATTGGTCAGGCACTGGGTGTTCCTGCTACGATGTCTAAGCTTAAACGTACGATGTCGGCAGGTATACCTGAAGCAGCATGTCTGACTCTTGAAGATATAGCAAAGTATGCTGAGGAAGGTACATTAGCGTCCTATTTGCTCCCGGTCGATAAGGCAGTGGAACATCTGCCTGCTCATACGGTGGTAGCAGAGAAGGTACCAGCAGCTCTTCAGGGGCAGAAGCTATCCTCAAATACAATTCACCCTGGGGCGAATCCAGGGGATATTATGCGGCTGTATGGGCCGAATGAACAGTTTTTAGGCATTTTTCGCTTGGAGGAGCATGGTCAGTTTGTGAGACCTGTCAAAGTTTTTCTCCCTGAGTGA
- the rnpM gene encoding RNase P modulator RnpM, with the protein MKTRKIPLRKCVACGEMMPKKSLIRVVRSPEGEVSIDLTGKKSGRGAYLCGKESCFKLAHKNRALDRALKATVGPEVYEQLARDFLAVEEEFLAERDKEEGDDE; encoded by the coding sequence ATGAAAACCAGAAAAATACCGCTTCGAAAATGCGTTGCTTGTGGCGAGATGATGCCTAAGAAATCATTGATTCGTGTTGTACGTTCGCCTGAAGGCGAGGTTTCGATTGATTTAACGGGCAAAAAGTCGGGGAGAGGAGCCTACTTGTGCGGGAAAGAGTCCTGCTTCAAGTTGGCTCATAAGAACCGGGCACTTGATCGAGCGCTAAAAGCAACAGTTGGTCCAGAGGTTTACGAACAACTGGCTCGTGATTTTCTAGCAGTCGAGGAGGAATTCCTCGCTGAGCGGGATAAGGAAGAGGGAGACGATGAGTAA
- the rpsO gene encoding 30S ribosomal protein S15: MALTQERKHQLIAEHKTHESDTGSPEVQIAILTENIVNLTDHLRTHKKDHHSRRGLLKMVGQRRSLLAYLKKKDVRRYSALIEKLGLRR; this comes from the coding sequence ATGGCATTGACTCAAGAACGTAAACACCAATTGATTGCAGAGCACAAAACTCATGAATCCGATACAGGATCTCCAGAGGTGCAAATTGCTATCCTTACGGAGAACATCGTGAACTTGACGGACCACTTGCGTACACACAAGAAGGACCATCATTCCCGTCGCGGTCTTTTGAAAATGGTTGGACAACGTCGTAGTTTGTTGGCTTACTTGAAGAAAAAAGACGTGAGACGTTACTCCGCATTGATCGAGAAACTCGGATTGCGTCGTTAA
- the nusA gene encoding transcription termination factor NusA, with protein sequence MSMDFIDALNELEREKGISKDILFEAIEAALISSYKRNFNTAQNVRVDMNRLTGVIKVYARKLVVEEVLDPRTEISLPAAREINPNFQLDDIAEIEVTPRDFGRIAAQTAKQVVTQRIREAERGLIYNAFVEKEEDIVTGIVQRQDLRNVYVDLGKVEAHLPLSELMPNEKFKHGDRIKAYITKVENTTKGPQILLSRSHPGLLKRLFELEVPEIFDGVVEIRSVAREAGFRSKIAVYSRNNEVDPVGSCVGPKGNRVQTIVNELRGEKIDIVRYSESVEEYVANALSPSKVLEVEVFETEKMARVIVPDYQLSLAIGIKGQNARLAAKLTGWKIDIKSESQAEEEFGRERSQLEELDQDSISVD encoded by the coding sequence ATGAGTATGGATTTTATCGATGCCTTGAACGAATTGGAAAGAGAGAAAGGGATCAGCAAAGATATTTTATTTGAAGCGATTGAAGCTGCACTGATCTCAAGTTACAAACGTAACTTCAACACGGCACAAAATGTACGAGTGGATATGAACAGACTTACTGGTGTAATTAAGGTTTATGCTCGTAAGCTTGTTGTTGAAGAAGTTCTTGATCCACGCACAGAAATTTCACTGCCAGCTGCTCGTGAGATTAATCCTAATTTTCAGCTTGACGACATTGCGGAGATCGAAGTAACGCCTCGTGATTTCGGACGTATTGCGGCTCAAACTGCTAAGCAAGTTGTAACGCAACGTATTCGTGAAGCGGAACGGGGACTCATCTATAATGCGTTTGTTGAGAAGGAAGAAGATATCGTAACGGGTATCGTGCAACGTCAGGATTTGCGTAATGTTTACGTGGACCTTGGCAAAGTTGAAGCACATCTTCCACTTAGTGAACTTATGCCAAACGAGAAATTTAAACATGGTGATCGGATCAAAGCATATATCACGAAGGTTGAGAACACTACAAAAGGACCACAAATTTTACTATCACGTTCTCATCCGGGATTGCTGAAGAGATTGTTCGAGCTAGAAGTTCCTGAGATTTTTGATGGCGTAGTTGAGATTCGTTCTGTTGCCCGTGAAGCAGGATTCCGTTCCAAAATTGCGGTTTACTCTCGTAATAATGAAGTGGATCCGGTTGGTTCATGTGTAGGACCAAAGGGGAACCGCGTACAGACCATCGTAAATGAACTTCGTGGTGAGAAAATAGATATCGTTCGCTATTCGGAAAGTGTTGAAGAGTACGTAGCTAATGCACTTAGTCCTTCGAAAGTGCTTGAAGTTGAAGTCTTCGAGACTGAGAAAATGGCGCGGGTTATCGTTCCTGATTATCAATTATCACTTGCTATTGGGATCAAAGGTCAAAATGCCCGGTTGGCAGCTAAACTGACAGGATGGAAAATCGACATTAAGAGCGAGAGCCAAGCGGAAGAGGAATTCGGAAGAGAAAGAAGTCAGCTGGAGGAACTCGATCAAGATTCCATCTCCGTCGATTAA
- the pnp gene encoding polyribonucleotide nucleotidyltransferase, translated as MEKHVKMQLGGRPLILETGRLAKQANAAVMVRYGDTAVLCTVTASPGPKDLDFFPLTVNYEEKLYAVGKIPGGFIKREGRPSEKAILASRLTDRPIRPLFPEGFRNDVQIVNLVMSVDQDCQPDIAAMIGTSAALSISDVPFNGPIGSVAVGRINGEFIINPTISQQEASDIYVVVAGTKDAIMMVEAEANEVPEEVMLEAIMFGHDEIKNIVAVIEELVKIAGKEKMEVKLHAVNADVNSAVRDFAAARLVEAVKVAEKHARQEAIDAINDETVAFFAEKYIESPELLNDVKEVLHDIVKEEVRRLITHDKVRPDGRKLDEIRPIDCDIDLLPRTHGSGLFTRGQTQALSICTLGALGDVQILDGIHLEESKRFMHHYNFPPFSVGEARPLRPPGRREIGHGALGERALSKVIPSETEFPYTIRLVSEVIESNGSTSQASICASTLAMMDAGVPIKAPVAGVAMGLIKDGEHVSILTDIQGMEDHLGDMDFKVAGTAEGVTAIQMDIKIDGIDRQILSDALSQAREGRMHILSKMMERIDKPKAHLSKYAPKIIIININPDKIRDVIGPGGKIINKIIEETGVKIDIEQDGRVFIASTDEEMNNKARSIIEGIVKEVVVGEIYIGTVKRIEKFGAFVEILPGKDGLVHISQLSTERVAKVEDVVAIGDSITVKVTEIDQQGRINLSRKVVLTAQSE; from the coding sequence ATGGAGAAACATGTGAAAATGCAGTTAGGAGGAAGACCTCTTATACTGGAAACTGGTCGTTTGGCTAAGCAAGCAAATGCAGCAGTAATGGTACGCTATGGCGATACAGCTGTATTATGTACAGTAACGGCGTCCCCTGGACCAAAGGATCTGGATTTCTTTCCACTCACCGTTAATTATGAAGAAAAACTGTATGCAGTAGGGAAAATCCCTGGTGGTTTCATTAAGCGGGAAGGACGTCCAAGTGAGAAAGCAATTCTTGCTAGCCGTTTGACTGACCGTCCGATTCGTCCGTTGTTCCCGGAAGGCTTCCGGAATGATGTACAAATCGTAAATCTTGTCATGAGTGTGGATCAAGATTGCCAACCAGATATCGCAGCTATGATTGGTACCTCGGCAGCGCTAAGTATTTCGGATGTTCCATTTAATGGCCCGATTGGTAGCGTAGCTGTTGGTCGGATTAATGGAGAATTCATCATCAATCCAACGATCTCTCAGCAAGAAGCTAGCGACATTTATGTTGTGGTGGCTGGTACTAAAGACGCGATTATGATGGTTGAAGCTGAAGCAAATGAAGTACCTGAAGAAGTCATGCTGGAAGCGATCATGTTTGGTCATGATGAAATCAAGAATATCGTAGCTGTCATTGAGGAACTCGTCAAAATTGCCGGTAAAGAGAAGATGGAAGTGAAGCTTCATGCCGTAAATGCTGATGTTAATTCCGCTGTACGTGATTTTGCTGCTGCACGCTTGGTTGAAGCGGTAAAAGTAGCAGAGAAACATGCACGTCAAGAAGCAATTGACGCAATTAATGATGAGACGGTAGCATTCTTCGCGGAGAAGTACATAGAATCTCCGGAACTCTTGAACGATGTGAAGGAAGTTCTTCACGATATCGTTAAGGAAGAAGTCCGCCGCTTGATTACGCATGATAAAGTACGTCCTGATGGCCGGAAATTGGACGAGATTCGTCCGATCGATTGCGACATCGACTTGCTACCTCGTACTCATGGTTCAGGTCTATTTACACGTGGACAAACTCAAGCACTGAGTATCTGTACCCTTGGAGCTTTGGGTGATGTACAAATTTTGGACGGTATTCATTTGGAAGAGTCCAAACGATTCATGCATCATTACAATTTCCCTCCGTTTAGCGTTGGTGAAGCTCGTCCGCTCCGCCCACCGGGTCGTCGTGAAATTGGACATGGAGCACTTGGCGAAAGAGCACTTTCCAAGGTAATTCCTTCTGAAACGGAATTCCCATATACGATTCGTCTTGTATCTGAGGTTATCGAATCAAATGGTTCTACTTCCCAAGCTAGTATTTGTGCAAGTACCTTGGCCATGATGGATGCAGGTGTACCAATCAAAGCACCGGTTGCTGGTGTTGCGATGGGTCTCATTAAGGATGGGGAACATGTATCGATTCTGACAGATATTCAGGGTATGGAAGATCATTTGGGAGATATGGACTTCAAAGTAGCAGGAACAGCTGAAGGTGTAACTGCAATTCAAATGGATATTAAAATTGATGGTATCGATCGTCAAATTTTATCTGATGCATTGTCTCAAGCTAGAGAAGGACGCATGCATATCCTCTCTAAAATGATGGAACGTATTGATAAACCGAAGGCGCATTTATCTAAATATGCACCTAAGATTATCATTATTAATATCAATCCGGACAAAATCCGTGATGTTATCGGACCTGGTGGGAAAATCATCAACAAGATCATCGAGGAAACTGGTGTGAAGATCGACATCGAGCAAGATGGCCGAGTATTTATCGCTTCTACAGATGAGGAAATGAATAATAAAGCTCGCTCTATTATTGAGGGAATCGTCAAGGAAGTTGTAGTCGGTGAAATTTACATCGGTACGGTTAAACGGATTGAGAAATTTGGCGCTTTTGTTGAGATCCTACCGGGTAAAGACGGTTTGGTGCATATTTCACAACTGTCAACAGAACGTGTTGCCAAGGTGGAAGATGTCGTTGCGATCGGCGATTCAATAACTGTTAAAGTTACTGAAATTGATCAACAGGGTCGTATTAATCTTTCCCGCAAAGTAGTTCTGACCGCACAGTCGGAGTAA
- a CDS encoding L7Ae/L30e/S12e/Gadd45 family ribosomal protein has protein sequence MSKVLSGLGLAMRAGKIVTGDESVLKAVRSAEAKLVIVAGDASANTHKKFRDKCGTYKVPLIIGFDRERLGASVGKPERIVIGLMDQGFADMIRKTIVKTSEVEYIE, from the coding sequence ATGAGTAAGGTATTGTCCGGACTCGGCCTTGCGATGCGAGCAGGAAAAATAGTGACCGGTGATGAGAGCGTATTAAAAGCCGTTCGGTCTGCTGAGGCAAAACTAGTTATCGTTGCTGGGGATGCATCCGCTAATACTCATAAGAAATTTCGTGACAAATGCGGAACCTATAAAGTTCCTTTGATCATTGGATTTGACCGGGAACGGCTTGGAGCCAGTGTAGGGAAACCGGAACGGATTGTTATTGGACTCATGGATCAGGGATTTGCTGACATGATTCGAAAAACCATCGTTAAAACGTCGGAGGTGGAGTATATTGAGTAA
- the rimP gene encoding ribosome maturation factor RimP, whose protein sequence is MSTPKIKATVEEMVTPFLEENGFELVDVEYVKEGSNWFLRVFVDKDGGIDIDDCGRISEYLSEKLDANDPISSAYFLEVSSPGAERPLKKAEDVTKAVGSDVFVTTYESVDGLKEFEGRLLSFENEELVIQVGKKSHAIPYSKVAAARLAIIF, encoded by the coding sequence TTGAGCACACCGAAGATCAAAGCGACCGTGGAAGAGATGGTTACACCATTCCTAGAAGAGAATGGCTTTGAACTGGTTGACGTGGAATATGTGAAAGAAGGAAGCAATTGGTTCTTACGTGTTTTCGTGGATAAGGACGGAGGCATCGATATCGATGACTGTGGTCGAATTAGCGAATATTTAAGTGAGAAGTTGGATGCTAATGATCCGATCTCTTCAGCTTATTTCCTGGAAGTATCTTCCCCTGGGGCGGAACGTCCGCTCAAAAAGGCAGAGGATGTAACCAAAGCCGTTGGAAGTGATGTATTTGTAACTACATATGAATCGGTTGATGGCCTGAAAGAATTTGAAGGCCGACTTCTTTCCTTCGAGAATGAGGAGCTAGTTATCCAAGTTGGGAAGAAAAGTCATGCCATTCCATATAGTAAAGTTGCGGCCGCTAGGCTGGCCATTATTTTTTAA
- the rbfA gene encoding 30S ribosome-binding factor RbfA codes for MAKNRTGRVSEQIKKELSILIQTELKDPRIGFVTVTGVDVTNDLSQAKVYLSVFGDEEKKAESLKGIDKANGFLRTEIGKRIRLRHTPELIFKIDESVAYGSRIEKLLGEITHDDK; via the coding sequence ATGGCAAAAAATCGTACCGGTCGTGTAAGTGAACAAATCAAAAAAGAGTTAAGCATTCTGATTCAAACAGAGCTTAAGGATCCTCGAATTGGATTTGTTACAGTGACTGGCGTTGATGTTACAAACGATTTATCACAAGCAAAAGTATATCTGAGTGTATTCGGTGACGAAGAGAAAAAAGCTGAATCACTGAAAGGGATTGACAAAGCGAATGGATTTTTGCGGACTGAGATTGGAAAGCGAATCCGGTTACGTCATACACCTGAACTGATATTCAAAATTGATGAGTCGGTTGCTTATGGTAGCCGCATCGAGAAGTTGCTTGGTGAAATCACGCACGACGATAAATGA